From the Musa acuminata AAA Group cultivar baxijiao chromosome BXJ3-1, Cavendish_Baxijiao_AAA, whole genome shotgun sequence genome, the window ACTTTGGTAGGATAATCTATCTTAAACAATCTCAGGATAAAATTCAGACCTAGGAACTAGTGCTTCACGAATTATCCACCAGCAAAATGGGGAAAAACCTCCAGAACAAAATTTCACTTACCCATTCATAATTTTTAGAGAGATATTCTGCAACAGTTGATTTGTGCCTTGTCATTAGCTCCTGTATTACAAAAACATCGTTGACCAGTTTACTATAAAACAAACAGAatgacaaaaattttcataaaggACAAGTTGAAGGTCATCTAACAGCTTATGAATCAAGAGACAAAATGAGACATTTTTATGGGGACATGACTAAGAAAATtgagataaaaaattattaattgatttctgtAAGCAAACATGTTCTATAATTCTCTGGTCAATCCAAGTTAGTCTTAACACTCAACTACTAGTGGGATCACCAATATTTGTTTACTAGTAGAAATAAAAGCATAAAGAATAAGTATAGAGTCAGGAGTTGAAATGAAACATCAAAAACTTAATTTTCACTATAACAGAAGTACAAGAgacatattttattaatataaattcaCCTGCTAGTTTTATACAACTTATATCATTATTTTATGTACTGAaatttgtttattatttttaaacttcAGATGGGTTGACCCAGACCCAACCTGAACCAGAGGGCTTTGGTGCATGTTTTACTAATCCAATTATTTTTTATCTGCAAGCAATCTGATCCAAAACTTATTGTACAAGAACCCATTCTGATATGTTTGCTCAAATTTGACACATACTAGTATCATGCAGAAAATGGAGGAAAAAAACTATGTTGCTCATAagcatttttataaatataatattaatgttAAATGTGCCACAATCAACAAAAGTTAGCTAGGAAGTCAATCAAATGGATATCCTTGAATAGTTAACTAGCATtaagaaacataaaaaaatttatagctTGTATAAGTAAATTGACCTTAAAAGTTGCATAAGCATCCGATGCTATGTCAAAATTCGGAAGCTGGATAAAATCAAAGAATTTCTTCATGTGATCGGACTCCAAAACATACCTGCAACAATAAAATGAGGGATGAAGAGTTTAACTTGCaagttatttttttattgaaaaattcaaattttgaaaaagaGATTCTAAATCATGTCATAATGATCAATTAGCTCAACAAGCAGATAATCACATCTGAACTACAACAGAGAATAGCACTTCTAAATGCATTGAATGTAGTTGTAAGCCTCATAATATTAAACTTCATCCAACAATTTGAACTAACAAAAGAACTGAAAGCTAATAAATATGGttgaaacatgatttttttaaagaAGAATTGTCAGTAAATTTGCAGAGGTGTGAGAGTGCATATGTAATAGCCAtgattttaaaaacttaaatGATCATGTAATAGCTCACTAAATCTAGTTCTCATAAGCAGTCCACAATCTTTTATCATTTAAAGATAATACATATCCAAAGCAAAACTATGTTCACCTTACCTCTCGTAAACTCTCTCTCtgttgcattagataaaaatttcacacggttctcaataattttttcagATTTCTTTCAATCTAAACTTCCTAATGTACTTAATCTAGAATTAGAACTTcccatttaatataaaaattttaggcttatTACTCCAAGTACTCAAAACTGAATACACAAATTCTAAAAATCCAGTGTTGCTTAAGATTCTATCAGCCAAAACAAATATAACCTTGCTTGAAACTTGGATCAATAACAGAATAGGAGGAACAAAATTGTTTCACCGTTTGTTTGAAATTAAGAAATTTCTAACAGTGAATGGATTGTTCTTTTGGCCTTACATTAAATCATATATTCATTGAAACATACAATTGACTTGCACAACCAAGTATGTCTTAGAAATTTCAGATGTTACTCACTTGATGGAGATCATTCAATGAAAGTTCTGAGAATGAAGAACTAATAGCAATAGAATTCTAGTTGAATACATGACCAACCATAGGTAAGTTCAAGCCTTCACTTCAATCATTCTTGATAACATTCAAAGAAAAATAACAGTACATTGAAAGTTCATATGGCTAGCAGTACAAATGAAACTAGGCGTCTAATCCACTGGTCCAACTGATACATACCAACCAGTATTTATCAATCTGACTAAGCACAAATCACAGACCATATAGCTAGGAACCTCACAGTATACCACTTGAGTCCTGGTACCCAATTGGTCAGACAGATTGTCAAAACCTGTATTGAATTGGTATTGAAGACATAGTATAATACAATCTGTGTGACTTTAAAATGACCAAATCACCTTCTAGTATCAAAAAAACTTAACACTTGGCTTCTTACTATAACATCCTAGGCGGTGTCGGTTTGAAAAGGTCAAGGACAGAAGGCAAACAGCTAAGAGGAATCTGCTTAAGATTAAAGCTTTATTCTTAAAACTTAGTTCCACAAAACGACATGTCATCCTAGGTATGAAATGGCAAGACACACATATTCAAGAACCTGAGGATAACTAGGTGGCTATTAAAGTCCTTAAATTCATTATTCGTGTTTCTTCAACGTTGTAAACAAGATAAATTCAAGTCTTCAACTACAAGCACAAGAAAATGgttataaattagaaaaaaaaataattcaagtGACAGGAATTTGTAAATATCCAACTCAAGCAAAAGTTCCTGTGAAATGAAGGAAAACTGTCTTAAACTTTCTTAAAGTAGATTCCATTTTGTACTTAGAAATGCAACACCTATATGTATGGCTTTACACAGAGCACGACTGCTCTATCAGATAAAAAAATAACATTGTTTGATGTGCATAAAGAGTGATACCTGCAACCATCACCTTGAGGTGCAACAATTCAAATGGAATCTTTtgcatgacaaatgaaacatagaAGTCAAAGCATTCAGGGCATGTACCTTGCTATACTTTGATGCCGAATGCATTCTCTGAGCATGGCTCCGTAATGTAAAGCGATGTCCATGTCTTCATACCTGCATAAGTAACATGTTGATGTCTAAGATCATGAAGAAAGCCACAGGAAGAAAACAAAGCCAAAATCCAAAGTTGCCAGAAACTACATAATACTTCATAACAATACGGAAACAAGATTGCTGAACCAAGAATAAATCTGAAGCAAATTTCTAAATTCAACTTATACtaccataaaaaaaaatgatacacATTATTCTTGTTTCCTTTGTTGTCATCAAGTTATCTGCCCCATCTCTTGACTGACTTTTGCTACCAAATCATAATAATTTAGAATAAACAAATCTTACAAATTATTATCTAATTAACTTGCCAGTTCAGAGCACTAGCAATAATATATGTATTGTAAATCAAGAACATAGAGTACAATTTTTTAAATTAGGACAAGATCATTATTACTTATGACCAAGTTCAGGAAAACTTTCTTTCTCTTCACACAAATTTAAATTTTCAAGTTCAAATTAGATATGTAAACATCTTCCGTTTGTTACCATTGTTCAGTCAAACATAAAACTTCATAAAAGAATATAACTGGAATGCTTGGATTCCTTGCAAGGTTTTTATACATTGCTACCGCTTACACTGTGGCACTGAGAGAAGATAACAGGTACTGAGAAAAGATAAAGTTCATCTGCATATACCTAAATTATCAACATTTGAAATCCAGAGATTTTTCAAAGATATGGATAGGCAAACGTATTAATGTATCTAATCAATAACATTATCTACAAACATAGAAACAAGAGAACTCCAATAGAAATAAAGCATAATAAAGAACATAATTGTACGAACAAAATAACAGCAAGTTCCAGTAGGTTAAGGATGTTAAATGATAGGGAAAAGCAATGTTAtgttatatataactttaaattTACCCAGAAATCAAAAGATCTAAGAGATCTTTGTTAGCTTCCAAATACTCAGATGCAATCAATCGTGAATGGACctgttgcctttgcaaatttgccACAACTTGAGTAGCATCTTTACGAGCCTGCAAAATCTCATCAGAAACCAGAATTCAACAGCCAAATTACAATCTTATGAGTATGTTCAAAATGTGTCATTCAACAGAcattagaagaagaaaaaacagaGAAAAGCTTAACAAGGATAACCCTGGCATCTGTGAAGATtaatcatcaaagtcgatttgtgACTGACATACTTCTAAATTGAACTTTGGGAGACAAATTATTAGTAGACGTAGGGTGTTCTCTCTAAAGAACTCCTGAGTTAATTGCGCACAAGCTTCGGCAATTGGCTCCGATTCGCTGTTGCCATAAAGAATAAACTTCAGCTCCCGTAAATTTTTACATAATTCTGCCATCTGCTTAAAAAGAGTTGAATATAAGATCAATAGTATATGCCTAAAGATTCAGCAAATAGTAAATGATGATAAGAATCATTTAAGATGGACAAATACAaatttttaaacaaaaaaatatacAAGCATTAAAAAGATGGAACTTTATGCAGAAAAAAAAGATACATTCCTTATGAAAAAGGATGTATTTCTATAGAAACTTAACTAATTTGTTGTTGGTGAAACTACATTCCTAAAAATGGGATGCGAAGGTAAGTGCTCCAAGATCCTTACTGAAAAGACATTAGAATTCTTTTTCGGTTCATTTCCTCCGTAAAGTCAAAGAGACACCTAAAGCATAAAAGACTTGCTATCTCACTATGTAACTAGGCCGAGATTCCATAAGGCAGTAAAGGTATTTCTTGGCAACCCAACAAGCGCAAGGTGCTACACTGTTTTTGCTGCAAGTATTATCCAACCACTTGGTAaagagagcaattataggagtccATATTTTTCATACAACTGTCGTACTGTGACATTCCAAGTTTACTTATCATACACCAAGAGTACATCTTTCTTTaaataaaaggaaagaaaaaaatatgatcataaattaaataaattttagtgAGAATCAATCATTCCAAACAGAAAGATGCTTCGTTTTGGTTTTGTTTGCAATCCAACTAAGCCATAGTCGCAACGCAAAGGCTGTCTGCTTGAGCACATATGTGTGGGTAGGTACGAACAGCACATACTATTCCAGCCAACGAGCCAATGCATCCACAGGTAAAACCGTAAAATAAATTTCATGTCTATACAAAAGAGGTTTTAGTCCTCTACATCGACAATTGCAAAAAGGCATATTAATCATATTCTGCTTCTCCATTTGGATAACAGAGATCAGATTGCTCAAGGCATTCCCTTTATACTAATAAGAAATCATCCACATAAAAAGGAAGGGAAAACAGAACAACAAGGCTCAACAGAAACAGTCATAAGTGTTACTTCGGCTTTCTTTCAGCACATCACACGACAAACAACTTACTTTAAATCAAATCACATTCCCCAGTGCCAAAAGTATTCTTGCATTTACCAAAGGATATTCATTTACAACTAAAAAGTCCAAGTTTATAATCACAAGTGGGCCAATGGAAGTCAAATTCCGTACAGAGAGGAAAAAAAGTTTCAAACTTCATCCGAAATCCATCGAATAATCAACGAAACCAATCCGGATCCAAACCATCCAAAAAAAAGCAGAAAGGTTTTGACTCATCACCTTCTCCTGCCGCTTGGCGTCCTGGGAGTTCCAGTTGAGGTCAACGTACACGAGGAGGTCTCGCGCCTGCCGCACGACGTCGGCGGGGGTCCGCGGCTTCGACTTGAAGAGGCCCTTCATGGTTCTCGCGGGAGGCAACGGCGGCCTCCGGAGGAGGCGCGGCCACAAGATTGCGAGGCACCCCCGCTTGAGGGTGCCGCCGCAAGGGCTAGGGTTAGGGATCGTGGGGGTACGCCGGGGGATTCGGGAAGGGGGGCTTCGATCGCACGATGGTTCGGCGGGGGTTTCTCTTCGCTGGCGAACAGTACCAACGGGCAATGACGTCCATCCAAAACCGCAACAAACCcaacaaaataaaataacattaatctaAATTACACGTATGTCTGTCTTCTCGACGGTTCCTCcgaactaattattattattattattattatttattattattattattattattattaattgatatataaataagtaaataataggaaaaaaaatgaGAAATACGAAAGCGGCGGAGATTTTAAGAGGATAGCAAGACGGCATCTATTTATTGTGCATAGTTTACCACCCATGTTATTGGCAACTACATGGGCTCCACAGTGAACAGCCTCCAATGATGAAACAAGTCAACTGGGTATCGAACGATGGAGGTGCGGGAAGACTTTCCCTTGATGTCCGTTATCCGTCACGTGACGGCGAGGAGATACGCCCGACCTATCGCACTCGCCTCATACCTCtgtttatactttaaaaaaattaaaattgttataattataaaaataaaataattatatttatttattctaatatcatcgatcttattgataaaaatataaaaataataaataaaaaataaccgGGGCTTGaatatcaaatctatttcagtttCACTTGCTAACATGAGTTTGATATGATTTCATAGCATATTTCATAGACGTTTAAAGGAGTATATTGAACTAAGTCGAGGCAAGTGCTTACGGATAAATGGAATACGTGGTACCAGCTCAACATTTTCAATAAGTGATGATAAACGATGACAGTACCATGAATGACTGTTATGAATAAGAAGAATAACGATAAGAATTGATGCAGAGCGATGAAAGGATTGTTCGACAATTGCGTCGACGTCAACGTAAATGTAAAACGACTCTTATCTTTCGTCATCATTCTTTTTCACTCACAATAATTACCTATGATCCTTAGTGACATCATCGTCCATTATcattaattgaaatattaaaaatatatttttgatcgttattttttattttattaataaaatcgatGGTGTTAAAATAAATGAATCTATATATATCACTTTTATAATTgtagaaattttaatataaaattttaaaatctaaagaCTAAATTGATAAGTCTTAACTACGTAAAAACAATTTAGAATTAGCCTTGGATTTAAcataaaataatctataattagccttgAACTTAACACTAAATTTGTTACAGAAGGAGATATGGATTTAACCATATCTCCTCCAAATTTGTGTGATTCGTGACGAAGAACTAATAACATCAAACATGAACCTAACCAAACACTAAAAAATCCTACAATAAGTGATTTGGTGAAGgagccaaacaatgaccaaaccatcCTGCCATGAGCAACCACAATATTGTTTGATTACAGCATGTCTTATCTGAATTTTGGCTAAATTTCATCACACAAATAACCTTAAACATGTCCTACATAAATGATTTAGCATCTAAAATGTGGATCCACCAATTTGCAAAAACCAGCTTTTGTGGCTGacatgcatcagtaagcatctgaACAACAAAATCTAACACTTGAGTATACAAAGTGGAAGAAGCAGAAACTTGGTGGAAGGATTTTGGACCATCCTGCTACATTATTAGGTTCTCATCAGCATCTTATAAGATGAGATTTACAATAACTAGCACAttatacatgcccaaatttgtggCAGATAGAATCACACAGACAAAATGCCCATCACACCTATTGATGGATCAAATTACCCGTTTTGTTTCAGAACTTGAATTTCAATTGATTGATATCTTCAGCATGCTCATGAAAATAACAGGTTGATCAATGGACATCCTAAAGCATGATTTGTTGTGCTTTAGAAGCACATAAAATTGCCTCCAAAGATGAAAGTACAGAGAATGaaaattatttgaaaataatggcatcACGTCCTGGTCCGACACCAATGTAGTGAATGGGGACACCAACAAGCTCTTCTATCCTCTCAACATACCGCTGAGCAGATTTGGGAAGGTCGTTGTAGTTCCGAATGGATGAAATATCACTTTGCCACCCAGGTAACACTTCATATTCAACCTACATCACCCAATAAAAACAAGCAAGAATGGCAGTTATTGCAATGCTCAGCACCTATTTATTAAATTGAGTACGGTCGATACTTCAAAATGACCCAAATAGAAGACAAAAGTAAATTCAAAACTTGCCTGTATTTGCTCCAGAAGGCGAAGATCTGCAGGGAATGAGGAGACCTTTTCACCACCATTTTGCATATACGAAACACCAAGCTTGATTTCTGAAAGCTCAGATAGCACATCAAGCTTGGTGAGATTAAGAGACGAAAAACCATTTAGCTGGCAGCAATACTTTAGTGCAACTATATCAAGCCAGCCACAGCGGCGAGGGCGACCAGTAGTTGTTCCGAACTCCATCCCAGTGACCCT encodes:
- the LOC135628850 gene encoding putative MO25-like protein At5g47540, with amino-acid sequence MKGLFKSKPRTPADVVRQARDLLVYVDLNWNSQDAKRQEKMAELCKNLRELKFILYGNSESEPIAEACAQLTQEFFRENTLRLLIICLPKFNLEARKDATQVVANLQRQQVHSRLIASEYLEANKDLLDLLISGYEDMDIALHYGAMLRECIRHQSIARYVLESDHMKKFFDFIQLPNFDIASDAYATFKELMTRHKSTVAEYLSKNYEWFFTEFNSRLLSSPNYITRRQAVKLLGDMLLDRSNSAVMVRYVSSKDNLMILMNLLRESSKNIQIEAFHVFKLFVANQNKPPEIISILTTNKKKLLRLLQDIKLDKEDEQFEGDKAQVIREIEALN